From a region of the Rhodobium gokarnense genome:
- the ybeY gene encoding rRNA maturation RNase YbeY, producing MTAPAAERTLPFEIAIQVEADDWTGAGMPDLDALAARAASATTAIVALETVPGSEVSLLFCNDATIRDLNNRFRGKDKATNVLSFPGDEPSEGPMGPLIGDIALAFETICRESSELGIPFDDHLTHLIVHGLLHLFGYDHIFDEDAAVMEPLETRILATLGIADPYASATFAMDQ from the coding sequence ATGACCGCCCCGGCCGCTGAACGCACGCTCCCCTTCGAGATCGCGATCCAGGTCGAGGCCGACGACTGGACGGGCGCCGGCATGCCGGACCTTGACGCGCTCGCCGCCCGCGCCGCCTCGGCGACGACCGCCATCGTCGCCTTGGAGACGGTACCCGGCTCCGAGGTCAGCCTGCTGTTTTGCAACGATGCGACGATCCGCGACCTCAACAATCGGTTTCGCGGCAAGGATAAGGCAACCAACGTGCTGTCGTTCCCCGGCGACGAGCCGTCCGAAGGCCCCATGGGTCCGCTGATCGGCGATATTGCGCTTGCATTCGAGACGATTTGCCGGGAATCGTCGGAACTGGGTATTCCGTTTGACGACCACCTTACCCATTTGATTGTTCACGGTTTGCTGCATCTTTTCGGCTATGATCATATTTTCGACGAGGATGCGGCGGTTATGGAGCCGCTCGAAACGCGGATTCTGGCAACGCTGGGCATTGCAGACCCCTATGCGTCGGCCACTTTTGCAATGGACCAATGA
- a CDS encoding PhoH family protein, whose protein sequence is MAASASDMSHVVLAFEDNRLVSDLFGQFDQNLALIEQHLGVDIIARGNQVTIKGHHEGCEQARHVLVALYQRLQEGHEVHPGDVDGAIRLAVAAEQQLPLPTLEPKARLSFAQVATRRRTVIARSPAQDAYLRAMDRSDLVFGTGPAGTGKTFLAVAYAAALLERGDASRLILSRPAVEAGERLGFLPGDMKEKVDPYLRPLYDALYEMMPAERVDRGLQTGMIEVAPLAFMRGRTLSNAVVILDEAQNTSTMQMKMFLTRLGENSKMIVTGDPSQVDLPPGTTSGLIDALKVLRDVPGIVEVRFTDVDVVRHELVARIVRAYDGVSRREVEAPATPKEPR, encoded by the coding sequence ATGGCCGCTTCCGCCTCCGACATGAGCCATGTGGTGCTCGCCTTTGAGGACAACCGGCTGGTCAGCGATCTCTTCGGCCAGTTCGACCAGAACCTTGCCCTCATCGAGCAGCATCTCGGCGTCGACATCATCGCCCGCGGCAACCAGGTGACCATCAAGGGCCACCACGAGGGCTGCGAGCAGGCACGGCATGTGCTCGTCGCGCTCTACCAGCGCCTGCAGGAAGGCCACGAGGTGCATCCGGGCGACGTCGACGGCGCCATCCGCCTCGCCGTCGCCGCCGAGCAGCAGTTGCCGCTGCCGACGCTGGAGCCGAAGGCAAGGCTCAGCTTTGCCCAGGTGGCGACGCGCCGGCGCACGGTGATCGCCCGCTCGCCGGCACAGGACGCCTACCTCCGGGCCATGGACCGCTCCGACCTCGTCTTCGGCACGGGCCCCGCCGGCACCGGCAAGACGTTCCTCGCCGTCGCCTATGCCGCCGCCCTCCTTGAGAGGGGAGATGCCAGCCGGCTGATCCTGTCGCGCCCGGCGGTGGAGGCCGGCGAACGCCTCGGCTTCCTGCCCGGCGACATGAAGGAAAAGGTCGATCCCTATCTGCGCCCGCTCTACGACGCGCTCTACGAGATGATGCCGGCCGAGCGGGTCGATCGCGGCCTGCAGACCGGCATGATCGAGGTCGCCCCGCTCGCCTTCATGCGCGGCCGCACGCTGTCAAACGCGGTCGTCATCCTCGACGAGGCCCAGAACACCTCGACCATGCAGATGAAGATGTTCCTGACCCGGCTCGGCGAGAACTCCAAGATGATCGTCACCGGCGATCCGAGCCAGGTCGACCTGCCGCCGGGCACCACCTCCGGCCTGATCGACGCGCTGAAGGTGCTGCGCGATGTGCCCGGCATCGTCGAGGTGCGGTTCACCGACGTCGACGTCGTCCGCCACGAGCTGGTCGCCCGCATCGTGCGCGCCTATGACGGCGTGTCCCGCCGCGAGGTCGAGGCCCCGGCAACGCCGAAGGAGCCGCGGTGA